ACATGATCGCGCTGTTCGTGTTCGGCGCCGCCGTCGTGTTGTTCATCGGGCCACGGCTCAGCCGCGCCGCCGAGGAGCTCGCCGATGCCATCGGGATCGCACAGACGATCGGCGGGTTGGTCTTTCTGGGGGCGACGACGTCGCTTCCCGGCGTCATCATCTCGTTCGACGCCGCCCTCGGCGGGGAGGCGACGCTATCGGTGAGCAACGCGATCGGCGGGATCGCCGCCCAGACCGTCTTCATCGTCGTCGCGGACGCGGCGATGCGACGTGGCCCACTGAGTCGGGAGATAAAGATGGCGGCGAGCCTCATGCAACTGGCGGTCCTGATCTCCCTGCTGACGCTCATCATGCTCGCGATGTTGGCCCCTACCGGGCTCGTCCTCTTCGGCGTCCATCCGGTATCATACCTGCTCATAACTGCCGTCTTCGCCGGGTTTCGCATGATCCAGACCTCCGAGATCGAACCGAAGTGGTACTCCCGGCGGTTAACAGCCGAGATCCGAAAGCAGGTATCGGGCAAGGAAGACGACGTGGAGGTGAAGCTGACTGGCCGGCTCGTCGGCCGGTTTTTGGTCTTGGCCGCGCTCATCGGTGGTGCCGGTTGGCTGATCTCGTTCAGCGGCCAGGGTCTGATCGACGAGACGGGCGCGTCACCGATGCTCGTCGGGATGACGGGGATGGCGATCGCCTCGTCGCTACCGGAGCTGGTCACGGCCGTCTCGGCCGTCAGACGCGGCGCAGTAGCGCTGGCGATCGGAGACATCATCGGCGGCAACGTCTTCGACACGCTCATCATCGCGGTCGCCGACTTCGCCTATCGCGACGGCCCGATCTACGGTGGCGTGACCGTCGAAATCCCGTTTCTCACCGTTATTACCGTCCTCATGAGCAGTATCCTCCTGATCATGTTCGTCCGCCGGGAATCCGAGGCCCTCGGCGCCCGGATCGGAACCGAGAGCTATCTCATCCTCTCGGTGTATGCGGTCGGTGTGATCTACGTCCTGTTGTAAACGGAACCGCTGTTCCACGCGTCGATAGCCTGATATCGGTGTGACCGATGTAGAACAACACAATGATGCTGCCGACTCACGCCCTGATCGGACTGGCGCTCGCGGGCCCGCTGCTCGTGGTCGCACCCGAGTTCACGGGCGTTGCACTCGTCGCGGGCTTCCTTGGGGGCGTGTTCCCCGACCTCGACCTGTACGCCGGTCACCGCCGAACGCTGCATTACCCGAGCTACTACCCCGTGCTCGCCGTCCTCGCGCTGGCCATCGCGATCGCCGCGCCGTCGGTTGCGACGGTCGGGATGGCGACGTTCCTTCTCGGTGCCGGCGTTCATTCGGTCATGGACGTCTTCGGCGGTGGCCTGGAGCTGCGGCCGTGGCTCGAAACCTCCGAACGGGCGGTGTACGACCATTACCAGGGACGGTGGCTTGCACCGAAGCGCTGGATCCGGTATGATGGGGCGCCCGGCGATCTGCTGTTGTCGGCGAGCCTCGCGGTCCCGCTGT
This sequence is a window from Halalkalicoccus subterraneus. Protein-coding genes within it:
- a CDS encoding metal-dependent hydrolase, which translates into the protein MMLPTHALIGLALAGPLLVVAPEFTGVALVAGFLGGVFPDLDLYAGHRRTLHYPSYYPVLAVLALAIAIAAPSVATVGMATFLLGAGVHSVMDVFGGGLELRPWLETSERAVYDHYQGRWLAPKRWIRYDGAPGDLLLSASLAVPLFVALEGAFRTVVIATFGVAVGYATVRRVLPSLADRLVGAVPTPIRRYLPNRYVETA
- a CDS encoding sodium:calcium antiporter; its protein translation is MWDMIALFVFGAAVVLFIGPRLSRAAEELADAIGIAQTIGGLVFLGATTSLPGVIISFDAALGGEATLSVSNAIGGIAAQTVFIVVADAAMRRGPLSREIKMAASLMQLAVLISLLTLIMLAMLAPTGLVLFGVHPVSYLLITAVFAGFRMIQTSEIEPKWYSRRLTAEIRKQVSGKEDDVEVKLTGRLVGRFLVLAALIGGAGWLISFSGQGLIDETGASPMLVGMTGMAIASSLPELVTAVSAVRRGAVALAIGDIIGGNVFDTLIIAVADFAYRDGPIYGGVTVEIPFLTVITVLMSSILLIMFVRRESEALGARIGTESYLILSVYAVGVIYVLL